The Candidatus Nitrosocosmicus franklandus genome contains a region encoding:
- a CDS encoding YHS domain-containing protein, protein MAKDPVCNMNVDEKTAKYVSKINGNKIYLCSAACRQKLEQNPSKYGY, encoded by the coding sequence ATGGCAAAAGATCCAGTTTGTAATATGAATGTGGATGAAAAAACTGCGAAATATGTATCAAAAATTAATGGCAACAAAATTTATTTGTGTTCTGCAGCTTGTAGACAAAAACTAGAGCAAAATCCATCAAAGTATGGTTACTGA
- a CDS encoding trypsin-like peptidase domain-containing protein, which yields MSYNTKLIDKSEFLMSFVAIVVVTLSLGFYFIPNANNLLVTGNYTFIDAFAQQQQTSLNITKNDNNSTNINNNNNNTISSSNSFDQSLQEDLIKLYDKVEHSVVQVTQDSNLPGASRLGSGFVYDKEGHIVTNYHVVAGDTINREFDVTFTDGTGYKATVVGVDPFAEIAVLKIDVENNIEVIEKLEPLSIGNFSEVDVGQRVAAIGNPFGLSASITEGIVSGLGRVLPALPSENSQRSIIEDTPAFSIPDIIQTDAAINPGNSGGPLLNMKGEVIGINTAIFSATGVYSGVGFAIPSYLIQKVVPSIIATGEYQHPYLGVSGTDINSDIAEMMNLQNTTGFLVIQVTSGSPAEKAGIRGGSILTEIDGREIELGGDVIIGIDDKSIRKIDDLLSYLDREKKVGENVTLTVIRNGQVQEIDLTLAARPNSTIIDNALTQEIQDDNNPSLGITGINVTPEIARQMNVPSSVINGGEKGFLVIDVLRNGSAEEAGIRGGYITSNINGNQIELGGDIILEIENITIGSVEDIRKVLSTKQVGDSVQLTVYRDNDTVEIPVILKAGPKPDQTENILPPFSPNIPRDEFPFQQPFNPFDDFSDDIYNQCVQIVGKEACDRLFGR from the coding sequence ATGTCCTATAACACGAAGCTAATCGATAAGAGCGAATTTTTGATGTCTTTTGTTGCAATAGTTGTAGTTACTTTGTCTTTAGGTTTTTATTTTATACCGAATGCAAATAATCTCTTAGTTACTGGAAACTATACTTTTATTGACGCTTTTGCTCAACAACAACAAACATCATTAAATATAACTAAAAATGATAACAATTCTACAAATATAAACAACAATAACAACAACACAATATCATCAAGTAATAGTTTTGATCAATCTCTGCAGGAGGATTTAATTAAACTTTATGATAAAGTGGAGCATTCTGTGGTGCAGGTTACACAAGATTCAAATTTACCTGGTGCATCTCGCTTGGGTTCCGGTTTTGTATATGACAAGGAGGGACATATAGTTACAAATTATCATGTTGTAGCAGGAGATACTATCAATAGAGAATTTGATGTTACATTCACTGATGGTACCGGCTATAAAGCAACAGTTGTTGGTGTAGATCCATTTGCTGAAATAGCCGTTTTAAAGATTGACGTAGAAAATAATATAGAAGTCATTGAAAAGTTGGAGCCATTATCGATTGGCAACTTTTCTGAAGTGGATGTTGGGCAAAGAGTTGCTGCTATAGGTAATCCTTTTGGACTGTCGGCTTCCATAACTGAAGGAATCGTAAGCGGTCTTGGAAGGGTTCTTCCGGCTTTGCCATCTGAAAATAGTCAAAGATCCATTATAGAAGATACACCTGCTTTTTCAATTCCCGATATAATACAAACTGATGCTGCAATAAACCCGGGAAATTCAGGAGGACCTTTACTAAATATGAAAGGCGAGGTTATAGGAATCAATACTGCCATTTTCTCTGCTACAGGTGTGTATTCAGGAGTAGGATTTGCAATACCTTCTTACTTGATACAAAAAGTGGTTCCCTCTATCATTGCTACGGGTGAATACCAACATCCTTACTTGGGAGTGTCTGGAACAGATATAAACTCAGATATTGCGGAAATGATGAACCTTCAGAATACTACAGGATTTTTGGTAATACAAGTTACCTCTGGAAGTCCCGCTGAGAAAGCTGGGATACGAGGTGGCTCAATATTGACAGAAATAGATGGAAGAGAGATAGAACTTGGAGGAGATGTGATCATTGGAATTGATGATAAATCAATTAGAAAAATAGATGATTTACTGTCTTATCTGGATAGAGAAAAGAAGGTTGGAGAAAATGTTACTCTTACAGTTATACGAAATGGGCAAGTACAAGAAATAGATCTGACTTTGGCTGCAAGGCCTAACTCTACAATTATAGACAATGCGCTTACACAGGAAATACAAGATGATAACAATCCATCTCTTGGAATAACAGGAATTAATGTTACACCTGAAATAGCTCGACAAATGAATGTACCCTCTAGCGTTATCAACGGAGGAGAAAAAGGATTTCTTGTCATTGATGTTCTTAGAAATGGTTCGGCTGAGGAGGCCGGAATTAGAGGAGGATATATTACTTCCAATATTAATGGAAATCAAATAGAACTTGGTGGAGATATAATACTTGAAATCGAGAATATTACAATAGGATCTGTAGAGGATATCAGAAAAGTACTTTCTACTAAACAAGTGGGAGACAGCGTTCAACTTACCGTATATCGAGATAATGACACAGTAGAGATCCCTGTTATATTAAAGGCGGGGCCTAAGCCGGATCAGACAGAAAATATTCTTCCTCCTTTTTCTCCAAATATTCCAAGGGACG
- a CDS encoding winged helix-turn-helix transcriptional regulator — translation MPLELDDIDVSILNSILEDGRKSFRQISRDTGITTPTVKARYERLVNIGFIKGVLPIFDFEKIEAGAVREKKKFVQLESLKENITKRKRDTSQLYQNSSSLKDEIREIQKKISTGIAINIICDFCEGPVFDKPKILKFANIERFFCCNSCKSGYSQKYRGRIESIKRKYEGKSELDD, via the coding sequence ATGCCACTAGAACTTGACGACATTGACGTATCTATTCTTAATTCAATTTTAGAAGACGGTAGAAAATCGTTCAGACAGATTTCAAGAGATACGGGAATAACTACTCCAACAGTAAAAGCAAGATATGAAAGACTCGTGAATATTGGATTTATTAAAGGTGTTTTACCAATCTTTGACTTTGAAAAAATAGAAGCGGGTGCAGTGAGAGAAAAAAAGAAGTTCGTTCAATTGGAAAGCCTGAAGGAAAATATAACTAAAAGAAAAAGGGATACCTCTCAGTTATATCAGAATAGTAGTAGTTTAAAAGATGAAATACGAGAAATTCAGAAAAAAATTTCAACTGGTATAGCGATAAATATTATTTGTGATTTCTGTGAGGGTCCCGTATTTGACAAACCTAAAATCCTCAAATTTGCAAATATTGAAAGGTTCTTTTGTTGTAATTCTTGCAAATCAGGCTACAGTCAAAAATACCGTGGTAGAATAGAGTCGATAAAACGAAAATATGAGGGAAAATCCGAGTTGGATGATTAA